One segment of bacterium DNA contains the following:
- a CDS encoding desulfoferrodoxin: protein MTKRMQVYKCEVCGNIVLVLHEGVGELVCCGQPMTLMDEQTADMTTEKHVPVVESADGGVKVKVGSVPHPMTDEHYIEWVEIEKKDGTIERAFLKPGDPPEFVFTDAKLEDVVKAREYCNIHKLWKNEL, encoded by the coding sequence ATGACCAAGAGAATGCAGGTATACAAATGTGAAGTTTGTGGCAATATCGTTCTCGTGCTTCATGAGGGAGTTGGTGAACTCGTTTGTTGTGGACAGCCGATGACATTAATGGATGAGCAGACAGCGGATATGACCACAGAAAAACATGTGCCTGTGGTGGAAAGTGCTGATGGCGGCGTGAAGGTTAAAGTAGGTTCAGTCCCGCACCCGATGACCGACGAGCATTACATCGAGTGGGTGGAGATCGAGAAGAAAGATGGCACTATCGAGCGAGCTTTCCTGAAACCCGGTGATCCGCCTGAGTTCGTTTTCACTGACGCAAAACTTGAGGATGTGGTTAAAGCACGCGAATACTGTAATATCCACAAGCTCTGGAAAAACGAGCTTTAG